The following proteins come from a genomic window of Limosilactobacillus reuteri:
- a CDS encoding DEAD/DEAH box helicase, with translation MDNSVLQDAILNGLISTQYQGNALIGPQLLTNNQSSTIWQTLRHELLLCKNFTWSVAFITLDMLVPFKAVMADLAQQGVRGTIITSDYLNFNHPAMFEELQKIPNLTVRIADINGFHTKGYLFDHGEYQTVIIGSANFTRSALLVNKEWNLKLSSRQEGSLFQQLTAELNAVKHESTVLTSEWIAAYRKNWQPPKTRVTQPKKLKPIEPNQMQQAALGQLSTLIKTGAKKGLVVSATGTGKTYLGAFAVKKYQPRRFLYIVHREQIAKKSLASFRRVIGGKKTDYGLLTGNRHDWNAKYLFATVQTLSQQAVLDKLKATEFDYILIDEAHRAAAPSYQRILNHFMPQFWLGMTATPERMDNQDVFKLFDYHLAYEIRLKDALATKMLAPFHYVGVTDYEVDGEVITETSKLNQLIASKRVNYVLNQLDYYGYCGDQPRGLVFCSRQAEAKELAVQFNAANHPAIALTNQSSSQERAKAVEQLEVGKIEYIITVDLFNEGVDIPSVNQIVMMRNTQSSIVFTQQLGRGLRQYPGKDFVTVIDFIGNYQHNYMIPLALNQDNSRSKDQARREVKVPTNFDVSTINFTKVAEEQILASLDKVKLDSMRELRQAYHDLTDQLGKTPLLNDFYRYGSVDPRVFAQNTQLNHYGDFLEKMGIELKLTNYERQVLAFLTKELLNGKRPHELIFLQCLLRGTCSIDVFKAELKQQNIRVSPAVLQSVDDILSLRFFNVKAGKQLKKDQYGGQSIVDHPDLLTYQLNSKIREGLESNNDFKRLFTDVLTTGLEIAKQYDLKQAFTLYQQYDRKDVCRLLNWPLDVSAPLYGYRVAEDVCPIFITYHKDAEEKRNAIYNNQLQDGRSLRWYTRTPRHLSSDEVQRLLAGVKEGKPQVKLHLFVKQSDAVGKEFYYLGPAYIQPDSVKEELVGPKKKAAVGMDLVLEQPLTPAMMNLLAI, from the coding sequence ATGGACAATTCAGTGCTGCAAGACGCAATTTTGAATGGACTTATTAGTACTCAATATCAAGGTAATGCGTTGATAGGTCCGCAATTATTAACCAATAACCAATCATCGACAATTTGGCAAACGTTACGGCACGAATTGCTGTTATGTAAAAACTTTACGTGGTCAGTCGCCTTTATTACGTTAGACATGTTGGTTCCGTTTAAGGCAGTGATGGCTGACTTAGCACAGCAGGGAGTACGTGGGACCATCATTACCAGTGATTACTTGAATTTTAATCACCCCGCAATGTTTGAAGAATTGCAAAAAATTCCTAATTTAACGGTCAGGATTGCTGATATTAATGGATTTCACACTAAGGGGTATTTATTTGATCATGGGGAATATCAGACCGTAATTATTGGGAGTGCTAATTTTACACGGTCTGCTTTATTAGTTAATAAGGAGTGGAATTTGAAATTAAGTTCCCGCCAAGAAGGAAGCCTTTTTCAACAACTAACGGCGGAATTAAATGCTGTTAAACATGAGAGTACTGTTCTAACATCAGAGTGGATTGCAGCGTATCGCAAGAATTGGCAACCACCAAAGACTAGGGTGACGCAACCGAAAAAATTAAAACCAATTGAGCCTAATCAAATGCAACAGGCCGCTTTAGGACAATTAAGTACTCTGATAAAAACTGGTGCTAAGAAAGGACTGGTCGTTTCAGCAACAGGAACTGGAAAAACATATCTGGGAGCGTTTGCGGTCAAGAAATATCAGCCGCGTCGTTTCTTATATATCGTTCATCGAGAACAAATTGCCAAAAAATCGTTAGCTAGTTTTCGACGAGTTATTGGCGGCAAGAAAACTGATTACGGGTTATTGACAGGTAATCGCCATGATTGGAATGCTAAATATTTATTTGCAACTGTCCAAACACTAAGCCAACAAGCAGTACTTGATAAGCTCAAAGCTACCGAATTTGACTACATTTTGATCGACGAGGCCCATCGTGCAGCAGCACCTAGTTATCAACGAATTTTAAACCACTTTATGCCGCAATTTTGGTTGGGGATGACTGCAACCCCTGAACGAATGGACAATCAAGACGTCTTTAAACTGTTTGATTATCATTTGGCCTATGAAATTCGGCTGAAAGATGCATTAGCTACTAAAATGTTAGCACCATTCCATTACGTGGGGGTTACCGATTATGAAGTTGATGGTGAAGTTATTACTGAGACTTCTAAGTTAAACCAATTGATTGCTTCGAAACGGGTTAATTATGTTCTTAACCAATTAGACTATTATGGATATTGTGGCGATCAGCCTCGTGGATTAGTATTTTGTAGTCGGCAGGCAGAGGCAAAAGAATTGGCAGTCCAGTTTAATGCAGCTAACCATCCTGCAATTGCATTGACAAATCAAAGTAGTAGTCAAGAGCGAGCAAAGGCAGTTGAGCAATTAGAAGTAGGAAAGATTGAGTATATCATTACCGTCGATCTTTTTAATGAAGGGGTCGACATTCCATCAGTAAATCAGATTGTAATGATGCGTAATACCCAATCATCAATTGTTTTTACCCAACAACTCGGGCGCGGATTGCGTCAATATCCTGGTAAAGATTTTGTGACAGTAATTGATTTTATTGGAAATTATCAGCATAACTATATGATTCCTCTTGCGCTTAATCAGGATAATAGTCGAAGTAAGGATCAAGCGCGTCGTGAAGTTAAGGTACCAACGAATTTTGATGTTTCAACTATTAACTTTACGAAGGTTGCCGAAGAACAAATTTTAGCTTCTCTTGATAAGGTTAAATTGGACTCGATGCGTGAATTACGGCAGGCATACCATGATTTAACTGACCAACTAGGGAAAACACCGTTGCTGAATGACTTTTATCGTTATGGTTCTGTTGATCCCCGAGTATTTGCGCAAAATACCCAACTCAACCATTATGGTGACTTTTTAGAGAAGATGGGGATCGAACTTAAATTAACTAATTATGAGCGTCAAGTACTAGCCTTTTTAACTAAAGAGCTTCTTAATGGTAAACGGCCACATGAATTGATCTTCCTTCAATGTTTACTCCGCGGGACGTGTTCAATTGATGTTTTTAAAGCAGAACTAAAACAACAAAATATTCGTGTTTCACCAGCTGTTTTACAATCAGTTGACGATATTTTAAGTTTACGCTTCTTTAATGTAAAAGCTGGTAAACAGTTAAAAAAGGATCAGTATGGTGGCCAATCGATTGTTGATCATCCAGATTTATTAACATATCAGTTAAATTCAAAAATTCGAGAAGGACTAGAAAGTAACAATGATTTCAAGCGCTTGTTTACAGATGTATTAACAACGGGACTTGAAATCGCCAAGCAATATGACCTCAAGCAAGCATTTACTCTTTATCAGCAATATGATCGAAAAGATGTTTGCCGCTTATTAAATTGGCCCCTCGACGTAAGTGCCCCGTTATATGGATATCGGGTGGCAGAAGATGTTTGTCCGATTTTCATTACCTATCATAAGGATGCGGAAGAAAAAAGAAATGCCATCTATAATAATCAACTACAAGATGGGCGTTCATTGCGCTGGTACACACGGACACCTCGTCATCTGTCATCTGATGAGGTGCAGCGGTTGCTTGCAGGGGTAAAAGAGGGTAAGCCACAAGTAAAGTTACACTTATTTGTCAAACAGAGCGATGCGGTTGGCAAGGAATTTTATTATTTAGGTCCCGCTTATATTCAACCGGACTCAGTAAAAGAAGAATTGGTTGGTCCAAAGAAAAAAGCAGCAGTGGGGATGGATTTAGTCTTAGAACAGCCGTTAACCCCGGCGATGATGAACCTATTAGCAATATAA
- a CDS encoding IS30 family transposase gives MGTTILSFQNRIVIETLHNEGRSLRYIANYLGFSKTTVFNELHRLNGEYQAELAQTDFERKVSQRGRKSSLTKSLKHLIEEKIQVQKWSPEQVAHVVGIAYKTVYNWIDQGWLDVQLPDLPDHGIRRHRAKEKRGTFSHGRSIEERPHKVETRQEFGHFEADTVLSGKRKGQAVATFVERKSRLTIVKRLHGRDSQSMTQAVLELASQLQDKLKTLTVDHGKEFANYQAIEQLTGTQVYFAHAYSPHERGSNENRNRVLRRFIPKGQTIEELSDRQLVQINWYLNSRPLKCLNWHTPIEIFLLNLRH, from the coding sequence ATGGGCACCACTATTTTATCATTCCAGAACCGCATTGTCATTGAAACGCTTCATAATGAAGGACGTTCCTTACGATACATCGCTAATTACTTAGGCTTTAGTAAAACCACAGTCTTTAACGAACTTCACCGGCTCAACGGTGAGTATCAAGCTGAACTAGCGCAAACTGACTTTGAACGCAAGGTTAGTCAACGGGGGCGGAAGTCTTCACTCACTAAAAGCCTTAAGCACTTGATTGAGGAAAAAATTCAAGTCCAGAAGTGGTCCCCTGAACAAGTTGCCCATGTAGTTGGGATTGCCTACAAGACGGTCTATAACTGGATTGATCAAGGATGGCTTGATGTACAGTTACCCGATTTGCCTGATCATGGAATTCGTCGTCATCGTGCTAAAGAAAAGCGTGGTACGTTCAGTCACGGCCGCTCCATTGAGGAGCGTCCTCATAAAGTCGAAACTCGCCAAGAATTCGGCCACTTTGAAGCTGATACCGTACTTTCTGGCAAACGTAAAGGTCAAGCTGTGGCGACTTTTGTGGAGCGTAAGAGTCGCCTGACAATTGTTAAACGGCTCCATGGTCGCGACAGTCAGTCCATGACTCAAGCCGTACTTGAACTAGCTAGTCAACTTCAAGACAAGCTCAAGACGCTTACCGTGGATCATGGGAAAGAGTTCGCTAACTATCAGGCAATTGAACAGCTAACAGGTACTCAGGTTTATTTTGCCCATGCTTATTCACCACATGAACGCGGTAGTAATGAGAACCGTAACCGAGTTTTGCGACGGTTTATTCCCAAGGGACAAACCATTGAAGAGCTGAGCGATCGCCAGCTGGTTCAAATCAATTGGTATCTGAATTCCCGACCACTTAAATGTCTTAACTGGCACACACCAATCGAGATCTTCTTGCTTAATCTACGTCACTAA
- a CDS encoding ISL3 family transposase codes for MNNSIRTILGVKDPYLKLDEKNFDNPIEDQPNQIIVHLIQTYPMHCPRCGQLMCKNGYKTVNCLGPELHFKPTIWSIKKQKYICKVSSSCPEVITKLAAVRDINYHDHISLAIKQRAMMLLTKNESQSDLAKELNVSDWTIRRVITNLDQFFKPNYHWLPRHIAFDDFKSGRFAPSGMSMILMNIENKRTLDIILSRKNSYLRNYFLRYDRSARLAVQTVTVDLYTPYRHLIHELFPHAIIIADHFHIVAQAYRALNKIRIQVMNRAGAATHEWRALKHFWKLLLTPANELKYNNYWPRRNFSYAQLTDVEVIHRLLSFDNELKKAYEYYQDLIMAIAHRSKKELKNLLVIKWTQLPQALQKVQRTLRSHKQEIYNSFKYDTYTNSPVEGTNNKIKVIKRTAYGFRNFFNFRIRILLALPNTYIAITWRNKQTAHAKVQAQAA; via the coding sequence ATGAACAATTCTATCAGAACTATCTTAGGAGTTAAAGATCCCTATCTCAAACTAGATGAAAAGAACTTTGATAATCCAATTGAAGATCAACCTAATCAAATCATTGTCCATCTCATCCAAACTTATCCTATGCATTGCCCACGATGTGGACAGCTAATGTGTAAGAATGGCTATAAAACAGTTAATTGCTTGGGACCAGAGCTTCACTTTAAACCAACAATCTGGTCGATTAAAAAGCAAAAATATATCTGTAAAGTTTCCTCTTCTTGTCCTGAAGTAATTACTAAATTAGCGGCTGTTAGAGATATTAATTATCATGATCATATTTCTTTAGCGATAAAACAACGAGCCATGATGCTTCTGACGAAAAATGAATCACAAAGTGATTTAGCCAAAGAACTAAATGTCTCTGACTGGACAATTAGACGAGTCATTACAAACCTTGATCAATTTTTCAAGCCTAACTATCATTGGTTGCCTCGCCATATTGCTTTTGATGATTTTAAATCTGGTCGCTTTGCGCCCAGTGGAATGAGTATGATTCTAATGAACATTGAAAATAAACGGACACTTGACATTATCCTGTCACGAAAAAATAGTTATTTGCGGAACTACTTTCTTCGATATGACCGTTCAGCACGCCTAGCAGTTCAAACAGTAACAGTTGACTTATACACTCCATATCGTCACTTAATTCATGAACTCTTCCCTCACGCTATAATTATCGCTGATCATTTTCACATCGTTGCTCAAGCGTATCGTGCATTAAATAAAATCAGGATTCAAGTAATGAATCGCGCTGGTGCTGCCACTCATGAGTGGCGTGCACTTAAGCATTTTTGGAAATTACTCTTAACACCTGCTAATGAGCTTAAATATAATAATTATTGGCCAAGACGTAACTTTAGTTACGCTCAATTAACCGATGTTGAAGTTATTCACCGTCTCCTAAGTTTTGATAATGAATTAAAAAAAGCTTATGAATACTATCAAGACTTAATTATGGCGATTGCTCATCGTAGTAAGAAAGAATTAAAAAACTTACTCGTAATTAAATGGACACAGCTTCCACAAGCACTACAGAAAGTTCAGCGTACCCTTCGTAGTCATAAACAAGAAATCTATAATAGTTTCAAATATGACACCTATACAAACAGTCCTGTTGAAGGAACTAATAATAAAATTAAAGTTATTAAACGAACTGCTTATGGCTTTCGTAATTTCTTTAATTTCCGGATTAGAATTCTTCTTGCATTACCAAATACCTATATCGCAATAACTTGGCGAAATAAACAAACAGCTCATGCCAAAGTCCAGGCACAAGCTGCTTAG
- a CDS encoding M57 family metalloprotease, whose translation MNEINFIFRLLKRIFIIGLLVGGGWLYFNDARVQATANQTAWNVRDRIAKLIGKDDTNSNDNSNLHLNDANNSSSKNEQEPTTEQQTSTQTSIPSTGRWATNQATVYVNTNNAQLDAATNTAIQNWNQTGAFTFKPVNNQSKADIVVTTMNRSDSNAAGLTKTSSNSLTRRFMHATVYLNTYYLTDPSYGYSQERIVNTAEHELGHAIGLDHTNAVSVMQPAGSFYTIQPDDVQAVQKLYANNK comes from the coding sequence GTGAACGAGATAAATTTCATTTTTCGACTGCTTAAGCGGATATTTATAATAGGACTTTTAGTAGGTGGAGGATGGCTTTATTTCAATGATGCACGGGTTCAAGCAACTGCAAACCAAACTGCATGGAACGTTCGTGATCGTATTGCTAAGTTAATTGGCAAAGACGATACAAATTCAAACGATAATTCTAATCTGCACTTAAACGATGCAAATAACAGTTCTTCTAAAAATGAACAAGAACCAACGACAGAACAACAAACGAGTACACAAACTTCGATTCCGTCTACTGGAAGATGGGCGACTAATCAAGCAACGGTTTATGTAAATACAAATAATGCTCAACTTGATGCAGCTACTAATACTGCAATTCAAAACTGGAATCAAACTGGGGCATTTACATTCAAACCAGTAAACAATCAAAGCAAAGCGGATATTGTTGTTACGACGATGAACCGCTCTGATTCAAATGCTGCTGGGTTAACGAAGACGTCCTCGAATTCGTTGACAAGAAGATTTATGCATGCAACGGTGTATTTAAATACATATTATTTAACTGACCCAAGTTATGGCTATAGTCAGGAACGAATTGTTAATACAGCCGAACACGAACTGGGACATGCGATTGGGCTTGATCATACCAATGCTGTTTCGGTAATGCAGCCTGCTGGATCATTCTATACGATTCAACCAGATGATGTGCAAGCGGTACAAAAACTATATGCTAATAATAAATAA
- a CDS encoding heavy metal translocating P-type ATPase, which yields MKKLSNKQKLIIILVIAAIAVVLQFGFHLHLFAQILVTIVGVIVAFSMFIGMIKTIRSGKYGVDLLAIMAVVATLAVSEYWAAMVILVMLTGGDALEDYAAKKASTELKALLNNSPQTAHLITNGKTSDIPVNDVKVGDQLIVKPGELVPVDGIIKNGEGLFDESSLTGESRPVSKTAGDEVMSGSVNGDNATTLQVTKLAKDSQYQQLVKLVKEAESTPAHFVRLADRYAVPFTIIAIIISSLAWALSGHPERFAEVLVVASPCPLILAAPVAMVSGMSRASRNGIVVKTGSVLEKLAVAKTGAFDKTGTITSGQLTVDKILPTGKIDSAQLLYYAASAEQQSSHILARSLFSYATAYNIPLSTVDQLKEITGKGILATVDGQEVKVGKLKFVSPENLDQMLAATAIYVSVDGQYYGAITFTDHIRPEAKQTMDQLKQLGITNLLMLTGDQAVIADKVAQQVGITQVKADLLPQDKINALKAIPTDEHPVFMVGDGVNDAPSLVTADVGIAMGAHGSTAASESAAVVILKDDLSRVAKAVSISQETLRIAKQAVLIGIAICTILMLIASTGIIPAFFGAMLQEIIDTVSILWALKARKMTD from the coding sequence ATGAAAAAACTATCTAATAAGCAAAAATTAATTATCATCTTAGTAATCGCAGCAATCGCAGTTGTACTCCAATTTGGATTCCATTTACACCTTTTCGCACAAATCTTGGTTACTATCGTTGGAGTAATTGTTGCTTTTTCAATGTTTATTGGCATGATAAAAACTATCCGTAGTGGTAAATATGGCGTTGATCTGCTTGCTATTATGGCTGTCGTCGCAACGCTAGCCGTTAGCGAATATTGGGCAGCGATGGTTATTCTTGTAATGTTAACCGGAGGAGATGCCTTAGAAGATTATGCTGCCAAAAAAGCAAGCACCGAATTAAAAGCATTACTTAATAATTCACCACAAACGGCGCATTTAATCACCAATGGCAAAACCAGCGATATCCCAGTTAACGATGTCAAAGTTGGCGACCAGCTTATCGTTAAGCCTGGAGAATTAGTACCAGTCGATGGAATTATTAAAAATGGTGAGGGATTGTTCGACGAATCGTCATTAACTGGTGAATCACGGCCAGTTTCAAAAACAGCTGGTGACGAAGTGATGTCCGGATCAGTTAATGGTGATAATGCCACTACTTTACAAGTCACCAAGCTAGCAAAAGATAGTCAATATCAGCAACTCGTTAAATTGGTTAAGGAAGCTGAATCAACTCCTGCCCACTTTGTTCGATTAGCTGACCGATATGCTGTACCATTTACAATTATTGCTATTATTATCTCTTCACTTGCATGGGCACTTTCCGGGCATCCCGAACGATTTGCGGAAGTTCTCGTTGTCGCTTCACCATGTCCGTTAATCCTCGCAGCTCCTGTGGCAATGGTTTCTGGAATGAGCCGAGCTTCACGAAACGGAATTGTTGTCAAAACAGGGAGCGTATTGGAGAAACTAGCGGTTGCTAAAACTGGTGCATTTGATAAAACAGGAACTATTACAAGTGGTCAATTGACCGTTGATAAAATCTTACCAACAGGAAAAATCGATTCAGCCCAGCTCCTCTATTACGCAGCAAGCGCCGAACAACAATCATCACATATCCTAGCACGCTCACTGTTTTCTTACGCCACTGCGTATAACATTCCCTTATCGACCGTTGATCAACTTAAAGAAATAACCGGTAAAGGAATTTTAGCAACTGTTGATGGACAGGAAGTTAAAGTAGGAAAATTAAAATTCGTATCACCTGAAAATCTTGACCAGATGTTAGCAGCAACAGCTATCTATGTGAGCGTTGATGGGCAATACTATGGCGCAATCACTTTTACCGACCATATTCGTCCTGAAGCAAAGCAAACAATGGACCAGTTAAAACAGCTTGGTATTACCAATCTATTAATGTTAACTGGCGACCAAGCTGTTATTGCAGATAAAGTTGCTCAACAAGTAGGGATCACACAAGTTAAAGCCGACCTTCTTCCACAAGATAAAATCAATGCACTTAAAGCCATTCCAACAGATGAACATCCTGTTTTCATGGTTGGCGATGGCGTAAATGACGCACCTTCTCTTGTGACAGCTGATGTTGGAATTGCAATGGGGGCTCACGGATCAACTGCTGCTAGTGAATCCGCTGCAGTTGTCATCCTAAAAGACGACCTTTCGCGAGTCGCAAAAGCCGTTAGCATTTCTCAGGAAACTCTGCGAATTGCAAAACAAGCGGTCCTAATCGGAATTGCAATCTGTACTATCCTAATGCTTATTGCTAGTACCGGAATTATTCCAGCCTTTTTTGGCGCCATGTTACAGGAAATAATTGATACTGTTTCTATCCTGTGGGCACTAAAAGCGCGGAAAATGACAGACTAA
- a CDS encoding phosphopentomutase, whose amino-acid sequence MQNGQSYQRIFVLIIDSLGIGATADANRFESLGADTLGHLGEHFRMRLQLPTFQKLGLGNLHPIMGMPSLANPHAAYGQISSISTGLSDRESQWEMMGLATSTEPDIFIDGVPLEIATNFANKAMRPVLSNSLLNIQTALKDYGLEQLATGDLLLATASSSSVWLIAHEHTISVAELKEDCQILRTMLDNSPYTIENVNGLLFSGNRPTNFYPQELYKFPLAPPSPTVIDCLLKEGYAVKLIGKSTQFFDLARKEIIGNNKESFVQLQELIDKKFTGVCIAEVGEMEQFGKARNPEGFGTELMRIDHELTKVIDKLQDDDLLIVTGNLGNDPTYPGEKHTREYVPLLVTSPHLKQNISLGGKSFSDIGATILDNYDLGDKLPVGNSFLRELFSAYQ is encoded by the coding sequence ATGCAAAATGGACAATCTTATCAACGAATTTTTGTATTGATAATTGATTCATTAGGAATTGGAGCAACGGCTGACGCAAATCGTTTTGAGAGTCTAGGGGCTGATACGCTAGGGCATCTTGGGGAACACTTTCGGATGCGGTTGCAATTGCCGACTTTTCAGAAACTAGGTCTAGGAAACCTTCACCCAATTATGGGGATGCCTTCGCTTGCAAATCCTCACGCCGCTTATGGGCAAATAAGTTCAATCTCAACGGGCCTGAGTGATCGCGAGAGCCAGTGGGAGATGATGGGCTTAGCAACGTCCACTGAACCTGACATTTTTATTGATGGTGTGCCGTTGGAAATAGCGACTAATTTTGCGAACAAAGCCATGCGCCCAGTTTTAAGTAATTCGTTACTGAATATCCAGACGGCATTGAAGGATTACGGACTTGAACAATTGGCAACAGGTGATCTGCTATTGGCGACGGCTAGTTCTTCGAGTGTTTGGTTAATTGCGCATGAACATACTATTTCGGTTGCCGAATTAAAAGAAGATTGTCAGATTTTGCGAACAATGCTTGATAACTCTCCGTATACTATTGAAAATGTAAATGGCCTTCTTTTTAGTGGCAACCGGCCGACTAATTTTTATCCCCAAGAACTTTATAAGTTTCCTTTAGCTCCACCAAGTCCAACAGTTATTGATTGTCTCCTGAAAGAAGGCTATGCGGTAAAATTAATCGGAAAAAGTACCCAGTTCTTTGATTTAGCTCGTAAAGAAATAATTGGGAATAATAAAGAGAGTTTTGTTCAGCTACAAGAGCTAATAGACAAAAAATTTACAGGTGTTTGTATAGCAGAAGTAGGAGAGATGGAGCAATTTGGTAAAGCGCGTAATCCTGAAGGCTTTGGAACGGAACTAATGCGGATTGATCACGAACTTACAAAAGTCATCGATAAACTACAAGATGATGATTTACTGATTGTGACGGGGAACCTTGGGAATGATCCTACTTATCCTGGTGAAAAACATACGCGTGAATACGTACCGTTACTTGTAACATCTCCGCATCTTAAGCAAAATATTTCTCTTGGTGGCAAAAGTTTTAGCGATATTGGGGCAACAATTCTTGATAATTATGATTTAGGAGATAAGTTGCCAGTTGGTAATAGTTTTTTAAGAGAATTATTTTCTGCATATCAATAA
- the ltrA gene encoding group II intron reverse transcriptase/maturase, with protein sequence MRQSQKTEQQADRLSRIGLENRKYTRARSTGYGKGMSVTIQDLVLDRNNLNQAYLRVKRNKGAAGVDDMTVNNFLPYLRENKTELIASLREGKYKPAPVKRVEIPKPNGGVRRLGIPTVVDRMVQQVVAQILMPIFERVFSDNSFGFRPHRGAHDAISKVVDLYNQGYRRVVDLDLKAYFDNVNHDLMIKYLQQYIDDPWTLRLIRKFLTSGVLDHGLFAKSEKGTPQGGPLSPLLANIYLNELDKELTRRGHHFVRYADDCNIYVKSQRAGERVMRSITQFLEKRLKVKVNPDKTKVGSPLRLKFLGFSLGVDHNGAYARPAKQSQQRVKKALKLLTKRNRGISLTRMFEEIHRKMRGWLQYYSIEKLTNFIQRLDKWLRVRIRQYIWKQWKKFKTKVTNLQKLGLSQHDAYVFASTRKGYWRTAHSKTLSYSLTNRKLEQLGLMNMSKTLQSIQCD encoded by the coding sequence GTGCGACAATCGCAGAAAACAGAACAACAAGCTGACCGCTTGTCGAGGATAGGTTTGGAAAACCGAAAGTACACAAGGGCGCGTAGTACCGGTTATGGTAAAGGTATGAGTGTCACTATCCAAGACCTGGTCTTGGATCGCAATAACCTTAATCAGGCTTATTTGCGAGTTAAGAGAAATAAAGGAGCAGCAGGCGTTGACGATATGACAGTCAATAACTTTCTGCCATATCTCAGAGAAAATAAGACGGAACTGATCGCTAGTTTGCGTGAGGGCAAGTATAAACCAGCTCCAGTCAAACGGGTAGAAATTCCGAAGCCTAATGGTGGAGTAAGAAGACTTGGAATACCAACGGTGGTGGACCGAATGGTTCAACAAGTTGTAGCCCAAATTCTTATGCCTATCTTTGAGCGTGTTTTCTCTGATAATAGCTTTGGCTTCCGTCCCCACCGTGGGGCCCATGACGCTATTTCAAAAGTAGTAGATCTTTATAATCAAGGTTATCGAAGAGTTGTCGACTTAGACCTAAAAGCCTATTTTGATAACGTTAATCATGACTTGATGATTAAGTATCTCCAACAATATATTGATGACCCATGGACACTAAGACTCATTCGTAAGTTTCTAACTAGCGGAGTCTTAGACCATGGGCTTTTCGCTAAGAGTGAAAAAGGAACCCCACAAGGAGGGCCATTGTCACCACTACTGGCGAACATCTATCTAAATGAGTTGGACAAAGAGTTGACTAGACGTGGTCATCACTTTGTGCGCTATGCGGATGATTGTAACATCTATGTTAAAAGTCAACGAGCCGGAGAACGAGTAATGCGAAGCATTACCCAGTTTCTAGAAAAGCGCTTGAAAGTTAAAGTGAACCCAGATAAAACCAAAGTCGGTAGCCCGCTACGGTTGAAGTTTCTTGGCTTTTCGTTGGGTGTAGACCACAATGGGGCCTACGCCCGTCCAGCTAAACAATCGCAACAACGAGTAAAGAAAGCACTGAAGTTATTAACTAAACGTAATCGTGGAATATCTCTGACAAGAATGTTTGAAGAAATTCATCGAAAAATGCGTGGGTGGCTTCAGTACTACTCAATTGAGAAACTAACTAACTTTATTCAACGCCTTGACAAGTGGTTGAGGGTCCGAATAAGGCAGTATATTTGGAAGCAATGGAAAAAGTTTAAAACTAAGGTAACTAACTTACAGAAGTTGGGGCTGTCCCAGCATGATGCATATGTCTTCGCTAGTACCCGAAAGGGCTACTGGCGAACTGCACATAGTAAGACCTTGAGCTATTCTCTAACTAATAGAAAACTGGAACAACTCGGACTTATGAATATGTCCAAGACGCTCCAGTCAATTCAATGTGATTAA